One stretch of Cygnus olor isolate bCygOlo1 chromosome 1, bCygOlo1.pri.v2, whole genome shotgun sequence DNA includes these proteins:
- the LOC121058602 gene encoding LOW QUALITY PROTEIN: arylsulfatase D-like (The sequence of the model RefSeq protein was modified relative to this genomic sequence to represent the inferred CDS: substituted 1 base at 1 genomic stop codon) translates to MIAALPYTAIAAVLFRRCLLLALSSCLLWNTFGLTTAMDSKPNIVLFLADDLGIGDVGCYGNHTIRTPNIDRLAREGVKLTQHIAAAPLCTPSRAAFLTGRYPIRSGMASSNRYRALQWNAGSGGLPANETTFASLLQXQGYTTGLIGKWHQGVNCESFNDHCHHPLNHGFDYFYGMPFTLLNNCQENKPPELDVALQAKLWLYSQIIIVAVITLTTGKLTGLISIHWKIIACFTLVGCLFFISWYSSYGFVQHWNCILMRNHDVTEQPMRLERTASLMLKEAVSFIKRNRYGPFLLFISFLHVHTPLFTTAKFLGKSHHGLYGDNVEEMDWMVGKILDSLDKEGLENHTFTYFASDHGGHLEAQDGSAQLGGWNGIYKGGKGMGGWEGGIRVPGVFRWPGVLPAGTVVDEPTSLMDIYPTVVHLAGGILPQDRVIDGQNLMPLLQRRTQRSEHEFLFHYCGSYLHAVRWHQKDNGAIWKAHYVTPVFHPLGAGACYGKGVCPCFGEGMTHHEPPLLFDLSRDPSEAKPLSADTEPLFDAVIERRGRAIEEHRRTLTPVPQQLSLYNVVWKPWLQPCCGTFPFCWCDKEGDSTQNL, encoded by the exons ATGATTGCAGCCCTACCTTACACAGCCATTGCTGCTGTTCTATTCAG GAGATGCCTACTATTGGCACTGTCTTCATGCTTACTCTGGAACACATTTGGCTTGACTACAGCTATGGACTCTAAACCCaacatagttttatttttggctgACGATCTTGGCATCGGAGATGTAGGATGTTATGGGAACCATACcataag GACCCCAAACATTGACCGCCTGGCAAGAGAAGGAGTGAAGCTTACTCAGCACATTGCCGCAGCTCCGCTCTGCACTCCCAGCAGAGCAGCGTTTCTCACTGGCAGATACCCCATCAGATCAG GGATGGCTTCCAGCAATCGGTACCGAGCACTGCAGTGGAATGCTGGATCAGGAGGGCTCCCTGCAAATGAAACAACTTTTGCCAGTCTTCTACAGTAACAAGGCTATACCACTGGGCTGATAG GAAAGTGGCATCAAGGTGTAAACTGTGAATCCTTCAATGATCATTGTCACCATCCTCTAAATCATGGGTTTGACTACTTTTATGGCATGCCTTTCACACTTCTAAACAATtgtcaagaaaacaaacctcCGGAGCTGGATGTAGCCCTTCAAGCTAAGCTTTGGCTTTACAGTCAGATAATTATCGTTGCTGTGATCACTCTTACCACTGGAAAACTGACTGGTTTGATTTCCATCCACTGGAAGATAATTGCCTGTTTTACTTTGGTGGgctgccttttcttcatttcatggTACTCTAGTTATGGCTTTGTGCAGCACTGGAATTGTATCCTGATGAGAAACCATGATGTCACTGAGCAGCCAATGAGATTAGAGAGGACTGCTTCCCTTATGCTGAAAGAGGCAGTGTCATTTATCAAAAG aaacaggTATGGACCATTCcttctctttatttcctttctacATGTTCACACCCCTCTCTTCACCACAGCAAAATTTCTTGGGAAAAGCCATCATGGTTTATATGGAGACAATGTAGAAGAAATGGACTGGATGGTGG gcAAAATTCTGGATTCACTTGACAAGGAAGGTTTGGAAAATCATACGTTCACATACTTTGCCTCTGATCATGGAGGACACTTGGAAGCTCAGGATGGCTCTGCCCAGCTAGGTGGCTGGAATGGTATTTATAAAG GTGGAAAAGGCATgggaggctgggaaggagggaTTCGTGTGCCAGGGGTATTCAGATGGCCAGGAGTGTTACCTGCAGGCACAGTTGTCGATGAACCTACAAGTCTGATGGATATTTATCCCACAGTTGTTCATCTGGCTGGAGGAATATTGCCACAGGACAG GGTGATCGATGGACAAAACTTGATGCCTTTACTGCAAAGAAGAACTCAAAGGTCAGAGCATGAGTTCCTGTTTCACTATTGTGGGTCCTACCTGCACGCAGTGCGGTGGCACCAAAAGGACA ATGGAGCCATCTGGAAGGCTCATTATGTGACCCCAGTCTTTCATCCACTTGGGGCTGGGGCTTGCTATGGAAAAGGAGTTTGCCCATGTTTTGGGGAAGGCATGACCCATCATGAGCCTCCATTGCTGTTTGACCTCTCACGAGACCCTTCTGAAGCCAAACCTCTGTCAGCTGACACCGAGCCCCTCTTTGACGCTGTGATAGAGCGGCGTGGGAGAGCCATAGAAGAGCACCGCAGGACACTGACTCCAGTACCGCAGCAGCTCTCCCTGTACAATGTCGTCTGGAAGccgtggctgcagccctgctgtgggacATTCCCTTTCTGTTGGTGTGATAAGGAAGGTGACAGCACACAAAATTTGTGA